A window of Salvelinus alpinus chromosome 31, SLU_Salpinus.1, whole genome shotgun sequence contains these coding sequences:
- the LOC139561306 gene encoding endosialin-like: MGSPVRCAAVLVLSLLGLFCYTPPVWGQDLQERDALCNKDGCFVVYFQRKTFLDSWRSCKEKGGNLVTVKLQEEADTIAALFSGVELRGQRTKVQVWIGLQRQPRQCTASRPLRGFSWTTGDQDTRYTNWLRDDSPSTCSAPRCVVMTYGTAAHEQHDNFKWLDGSCSVPVDGYLCRYTYKGMCPAVWSEGGGNALYSTPFSLLSSLLTHVPFGSVATVPCPGGSKEEQSVLCVLREDGTVGWSRETPLCSDTGEKSWCDRNNGGCEHFCQEAGEHYYCECSDGFQLGDDGQTCVAADPCHSAPCEFECLPLSDGYRCACPEGYMLSPDERGCLDVDECLQSPCEQLCVNAPGTFECRCREGYRPVEEGECEDVDECMEDPCEHACENTPGSHVCHCHLGFSPPTEEPSQCQDTDECQIPGTCQQMCVNYEGGFECYCEVGYELLSDHFSCRKIGEGEDSFPAATPSYPWVTHHPGSMWDPHEPLYPWTPAQTNTDWPLETEESLDWLTDPPRVENDVIWVTSAPQEEPVPNHNPFRVPPMEEPEEEEEEEEEYTPDWSTMILNSPAQVQPELESTPSPSPSPEPTSTPTPTPTSDWYEEEDDETTTSSPVLPTSTISGGAWNWLWFSPASQDQVLTTSQEPITDQHVPASNYDDTDDNEEEGDIDNGKVTSLPEQDQGQGENQDQHTPSLPPSVAPKTPITPNLGVVEVVGVNEREPAQEDESSQKQGGGNWLLVGLLVPLCIFILIMVALGIVYCTLCAVTPRNKTATNCYHWISGAHDKQGAPNPSKGMQSHV, encoded by the coding sequence ATGGGTTCCCCAGTGCGGTGTGCTGCTGTTCTAGTCCTCTCACTACTGGGTCTGTTCTGTTATACTCCCCCTGTATGGGGCCAGGATCTACAAGAGAGGGACGCTCTGTGCAACAAGGATGGCTGCTTCGTGGTCTACTTCCAGCGCAAGACCTTCCTGGACTCCTGGAGGAGCTGCAAGGAGAAGGGAGGCAACCTGGTCACAGTCAAACTCCAGGAGGAAGCTGACACTATCGCTGCTCTCTTCTCTGGCGTGGAGCTACGTGGCCAGAGGACCAAGGTCCAGGTGTGGATTGGTCTCCAGAGACAGCCTCGCCAGTGTACCGCCTCTCGCCCTCTCCGTGGGTTCTCCTGGACTACAGGTGACCAAGATACCCGCTACACCAACTGGCTGCGGGACGACTCGCCCAGTACCTGTTCAGCCCCACGCTGTGTGGTTATGACCTATGGCACAGCAGCCCACGAGCAGCATGATAATTTTAAATGGCTGGACGGCTCGTGTTCGGTGCCAGTGGATGGCTACCTGTGCCGCTACACGTACAAGGGCATGTGCCCGGCGGTTTGGAGCGAGGGGGGCGGCAATGCCCTCTATAGTACCCCCTTCAGCCTCCTCAGTAGCCTCCTTACCCACGTCCCCTTTGGATCTGTAGCCACGGTGCCCTGCCCGGGGGGCTCCAAGGAGGAGCagtctgttctatgtgtgctaagGGAGGATGGCACTGTGGGGTGGTCCAGGGAGACACCCCTCTGTTCCGACACCGGAGAGAAGAGCTGGTGCGATCGGAACAACGGAGGGTGCGAGCATTTCTGCCAGGAGGCCGGGGAGCACTACTACTGTGAGTGCTCGGACGGCTTCCAGCTCGGCGATGACGGGCAAACATGCGTCGCTGCCGACCCATGCCACAGTGCCCCCTGTGAGTTTGAGTGCCTGCCCCTGTCGGACGGCTACCGCTGTGCCTGCCCCGAGGGCTACATGCTTTCCCCGGATGAGCGCGGCTGCCTGGACGTGGACGAGTGCCTGCAGAGCCCCTGCGAGCAGCTGTGCGTCAACGCCCCAGGGACCTTCGAGTGCCGCTGCCGCGAGGGCTACCGACCGGTTGAGGAGGGCGAATGTGAGGACGTGGACGAGTGTATGGAGGACCCGTGTGAACACGCCTGCGAGAATACACCCGGCTCTCACGTTTGCCACTGTCACCTAGGCTTTTCCCCTCCTACCGAGGAACCCTCCCAGTGCCAGGATACTGACGAATGTCAGATCCCTGGGACATGTCAGCAGATGTGCGTGAACTACGAGGGGGGCTTCGAGTGTTACTGCGAGGTGGGCTACGAGCTACTCTCTGACCACTTCTCCTGCAGGAAGATAGGGGAGGGAGAGGACTCATTCCCAGCAGCCACTCCCTCCTACCCTTGGGTCACCCACCACCCCGGCTCCATGTGGGACCCCCACGAACCCCTGTACCCCTGGACCCCTGCGCAGACCAACACTGACTGGCCTCTGGAGACGGAAGAGTCCCTGGACTGGCTCACAGACCCCCCCAGGGTGGAGAATGATGTCATCTGGGTCACCAGCGCACCCCAGGAGGAGCCAGTCCCAAACCACAACCCATTCAGGGTCCCCCCCATGGAAGAgcccgaggaggaggaagaagaagaggaggagtataCACCGGACTGGAGCACCATGATTTTGAATTCTCCAGCCCAGGTCCAGCCCGAGCTAGAGTCTACGCCCAGTCCCTCTCCCAGCCCCGAACCCACCTCTACCCCCACCCCAACTCCCACGTCCGACTggtatgaggaggaggatgacgaAACCACTACCAGTTCCCCAGTCCTCCCTACTTCCACTATCTCGGGAGGGGCGTGGAACTGGCTCTGGTTCAgccccgccagccaggatcaagTACTCACCACGTCGCAGGAGCCAATCACTGACCAGCACGTCCCCGCGTCCAACTATGATGATACTGATGATAATGAGGAAGAGGGGGACATTGACAATGGGAAGGTGACTTCCCTTCCAGAGCAGGATCAGGGTCAAGGTGAGAACCAGGACCAGCACAccccctccctgcctccttcTGTGGCTCCCAAAACCCCAATCACCCCCAACCTGGGCGTGGTGGAGGTGGTTGGAGTGAATGAGAGGGAGCCGGCCCAGGAGGACGAGAGCAGCCAGAAGCAAGGTGGTGGCAACTGGCTGCTGGTGGGCCTCCTGGTGCCCCTCTGCATCTTCATCCTTATTATGGTGGCACTGGGTATCGTCTACTGCACCCTCTGCGCCGTCACGCCGCGCAACAAGACCGCCACCAACTGCTACCATTGGATCTCCGGAGCGCACGACAAGCAGGGCGCGCCCAATCCCAGCAAGGGGATGCAGTCACATGTTTAA